The sequence AGCATGGTGCAAGGGCGTATCATCGAACATGGATCTCATAGGGCGGCTCGGAGCGATGCAGTCAGACGTGCATTCTCATATGatggtagaattgtcggctgtagaatcgtctatgtaatatttctcatcgttgtaataacataattaatcagacgttaaaaaaaaaaaaatagcaatttttttttcatgctattttaaaaataaaaggtgCTTGTATAACGCTGGGATATAATTTCGTTTGTCAAAAACGTCTCAGGTTCCaaaatttgtaaacaaaaatagcaattttttttcatgttaTTTTTAGAATAAAAGATGCTTGTACAACGCTGGGATATAATTTCGTTTGTCAAAAACTTCTCAGGTTCCatgaaaagtgtttattataacATATTAAAATGCCTATATTGATGTTTAGCAGTTGTTTCTTTTTGAAGTTTCAACCTTTGTTTCATGAAATTTTCCTCTGATTGTATCTAGTTAtgattcattattaaaaatattaatatatttagctcTATATTTCACTACAAAGTTAGGTTGAAACACGTTTAGAGATATGAAACTTAACActaaaacaaaaggaaacatAATTTGACACCCCTATCaactttatttcaaaatttaggaATGGCATGCTTTATTAGTTGAGATAAatgaataatgttttataatttgtCTGGATGAGATTAAATACCAAAAGAGGGGCAAGTTGATCTGTGGAAGGTAGATAAGAGTATCGAGTTGGTTAGCTTGACATTATGTATCGACGTCAAAATCACTAGTACAGACAAAACGTGAGATGAATTAAACTAATAATCCAATTCAAGGGAAATAAGAAAAGAATGTGAGGAAATGAGAGAAAACGACGAAAACCCTAAAGATTTATGGAGAAGTGCACCTTGCTAGTGATGTCTTAAATTTAACTCCATCTATCTCAACACGTGAAAGACATGCATCTGACTCTTTctctttcatttttcttattcaTTTCTATTTATCTGAACAAGCAGACCAAACTCCACTGATCACGACTTTTTTGGAGTTGTAAAAGTAAGTTGTAAACCAGTATATTTCTTAACCAGTTAAGACTAAGTTGTAAAAAATCGAATACAGTTATCAAAACAAAGTCAATTTATATTCATACTTTTGCAAATATAGAAGTAATAAAAATGACTGAGTTGTGATGCGTAATAATATAGTGAATGCCAGGTCTTTTCTAGTGAAAATGTATAAATTGAAGTACATGCAAAGACGTTATAATTACGGAGTGTGACTACTTCAAAGGAAATGGTAATTTAGTAATGattttgattaataaatataatgctcataagaagaagaaatggtttTAGAAGATACAATATTACAGTAGAAAACGAACAATGTCTGAGTAATCCAAGGTGAAAATTATAAGGAAATTACACAAAATTTGGATGGTCATTAAAGCTATATTGTTCTATTTTCGTGACAGAAAAAAAAGTTCTATTTgctatgaaaattttaaattgaagtACATGCAATACATAATACATTACAAATACGGAATACTGCAAAAAGTAGTAGTGATCATGTTTAACAAATAGGAAATTCATAAGAAAATGAATTCCAAAAGCATGTTTGAAAACGATATAGatcttaaactaaaaaaaaggaaacttacAATGTCAGAAGAACCCAAGGTGACAATGTTTATTTAACACAAAAAATTCCGGGATCCAATATGATTTGAAGATATTTTAGTAAGATAAAAACGTATGACTGGACCTTGCGTTATTTCCCGGTGAATGTTAAAATATCTTCTTTATGATGCCATTAACATGTGTTTTTATCATTAAATTAGTAGTTAAGTGGAGGTTGGGAGTAacgcaaaaataaaaaaaaaataaagaaaaaagaaggcATAAACCTCGTGCGTTATATACTTATATCTGACCGACCGATACACATTATTATTTCTTTCGAAGTTCACATGAAATATCCTTTTATCATTACTTCTTCTCgcgtctcttctctctctctcgctctctctatTTCTTGATCTCTCTGCTACATCGAGAAAACAGACAAAACATGTCTAAAGTTACCACAGAGCTCGACTTCTTCGGTCTTGACAAGAATCAGACCAATAACGCTCCAAAGCCCAAGTTCAAGAAAACTCTCGACCGTCGTCGCAGTTTCCGAGGtttgttttaccttttttatCTTTCTCATATTCTTCTCTTGTTTTATCTTGTCCTGAACCGTTTGGTTTTGACTTTCATTACAGAAATGCAAGGTGCGATTTCTAAGATAGATCCGGAGATTATCAAATCACTGTTGGCTTCTGGTGCTAACCGTTCCGAGTCATCCACCAGATCGCTTTCTGTTCCATCTACTCCCAAGGAGGATCATCCTCAAATACCGTCTTCTCCTGTCCACGTGCCTCTTTCcaggtttttatttttttataaaaatattttgtcattttagcgcaccaaagaataaaaaataataatttcaacAAAATATTTCCTCAGGCCTAGTATGGAACTTGTCTCTGGAACTGTTCCTATGACCATTTTCTACAATGGAACCGTCTCCGTTTTCCAAGTGTCTCCTAACAAGGCTGAGGATATTTTGAAGGTTGCCATGCAGACAACACCAGAGAAAGACAAATCGGTGGAGAAAGATCTTTCGGTAATCCCTCCGACCACTCTAAGGTCAAAGCTCTTTGGCAAGAATCTAGAAGGAGGTTAGTAATAAATTAATAGTGAGTCACCTAGTGCTTGATTCTTCAAAAATATGCTAGTTATTGCAAGTAATTTAaaaagggttttttttttttgacgtcgttTAAAAAGGGTTTGTTGTTAGCAACATGAACATCTATatagaaaaatgaccaaaaccATGGACCGGACGAAccaactagtttttttttttactctttgaACTTTGAGATATctttatatactatttaagaTATCTTAACTTTGTCTCTAGATGATTTATTTGAATATCAATCTTAGAATACTACTCAAGAAGCTATGGGCAAACTTCAGCTAAATTTTATTATGGATTGGATTAGACTGTGTAGATCGGATTCTTAtactatattattttagatgagtttttaatataaaatcaattaGTAATAATTGAATTTGTCCATCTctcttatatattcaaaatccTTTCCAACTTATGATTTTGGATTTTGtctataacaaaatctgttaaCTTGTTATGAATTAGGAGTTGAAAGTGTAACCAATTGTTTCTGATCAGGAAgtgttttttgtgtgtgtgtgcagATCTTCCCATCGCAAGGAGAAAGTCACTACAAAGGTTTCTTGAGAAGCGCAAGGAGAGATAATTGCTCTCTCCTACCTTCCAAGGATTAACCCCAAAACAATTAAACTAAAAGGtttcttattctttctctgTGTCGACTTTTAcccatttttataaatattcattCAAAACCCATGATAAATTATTAGGAGTGGTGCCTCTTTTACTCAATACAACTTTTAGATCTGCATGTGGTTGTTCAGCGAAGCACATGCTTCTACGTAGACATTGTCGAGctatacgtatatttttaaaagcttaGGTTATTGTGGAACTTCAAAAACGTGTTGACTTTAGGTCTCTCTTTTTGTTTACTTCCGACAAGTGATATCTttcaaaatgatttatataaatcaatGATGAGAAAATGAGAAGAAACACCGAAAGTAACTTAACATTTGTTTGTATTGTTTGTACCATGCCGCCAAGAAAGATTGACGTGTTCTAAATAAGTTACTGTTGCTATAAAATGCGTTCTCGCattttctttatcttttttGTTTGCTTGTGTTTGCAGATTAGTATCAACATGTCCTTACTTTCCAACATCAGCCTAAAACGAAActctttatctttttctttttttgactgGGACGTGAAACCAAACCAGTTCATCCTGCATTTGGCTTCTCCCCAAATCTTTTGGAATCTCACTACACAGCTTTAGTATATTACGTTTCTTTCTTAAGAATATACAGTTTCTTATATAAGTATGTTGCCATCTTCTTAAATGATTATTATTATCTCTAATGTCAAGACTCAGACACTTTGTGTTATTACATGTTTCCACTATTTCTTGTATTTACACtacttttttgtaatttttagtaCTTGGAAAAGAAACGCCTCTTGGCTTCACGTGAAGTTTCCGATTGCGTCTTCAAATAAAATGTGTCTATTATCATGTTTTAACTTTGCGTCTATGATTATATATCTTGTTTGGTCTAGTTTTGTCGTTAGGGAATACGTATTATAATGGAAATTATTTTAGGAAACACGTGAATGTATGTTAGTTAAAATAATACGGTCACGTCTTGCCGACTAATGTGATGTCTTTTATACTCAAAAGTCCTAGACGTGGCACGAGTTTGGTCTTGGTGGAACTGTAAATTGGTATAAACATAAATAGAAGGATAAAGTGAGCGTACTTTGTGTGCCTTCTTTTAAACCAATACCACTTCCATTGAATAGTATCCATCACTAACATTAACAGAGCATGGTTTGTCCGCATTAAAGAAACAATACCAATTCATATACTCCGGACCACCATTTAATGTTGCCTTTTTCAATTGAAACCAAAATACTGTTAATATtgatacctttttttttaacacagtTAATATTGATACCTAATTTCTGCAATTTGAATATTTGAGGGTGAAATCATGATGATTTGCTCTACGAGAGAAGATAGTTAGATATGTTTTCACTTTCGCTATCtacaaagaataaaaaaaaaacttaaatcaaaGTTCACAGTTATTGCAAAAATGTTTTggagataaataattttaacatactttcaaaaaaaatcatgatgaTAGGTTGTACTTTAGCAATTTAgcatatagtatatttttgaatagCAATTCGCATGCCACaatgatataatttaatgtgtACTGCTGTCTTCGCAATAAAAGTTGAAACCAATATAAGTTTATGTCACTGTTGATCATCTAATGTGTATTGTTCTCTTCACAATGACCTCTGAACCCTCCAATGCAGTCTCAGCCGCCGGACACCATCATCTGCTAGTACTGCTACACCGGCACCTGCTCATGTATGAACCTCTCCATTTTGGGCTTAGTCTAAGCCCACTATCCTAATCTAAGCTTTCGTTGcccgaaaaaaaatatttgttactgTTGATAGTTAAAAGGGCCATGCTTTGACGATGCGTGTCCATTCAGATACTTGCGCATATTTCAAATATTAGTTTGGACAGAAAACTGAGCACATGATCATTGCGGTTTAGGAATAAATGGAGTTCACATCTTTTCAAGATAAAACTGATTAGTATGTGACCCC is a genomic window of Brassica napus cultivar Da-Ae chromosome A2, Da-Ae, whole genome shotgun sequence containing:
- the LOC106384060 gene encoding protein TIFY 9 isoform X2 produces the protein MSKVTTELDFFGLDKNQTNNAPKPKFKKTLDRRRSFREMQGAISKIDPEIIKSLLASGANRSESSTRSLSVPSTPKEDHPQIPSSPVHVPLSRPSMELVSGTVPMTIFYNGTVSVFQVSPNKAEDILKVAMQTTPEKDKSVEKDLSIFPSQGESHYKGFLRSARRDNCSLLPSKD
- the LOC106384060 gene encoding protein TIFY 9 isoform X1, giving the protein MSKVTTELDFFGLDKNQTNNAPKPKFKKTLDRRRSFREMQGAISKIDPEIIKSLLASGANRSESSTRSLSVPSTPKEDHPQIPSSPVHVPLSRPSMELVSGTVPMTIFYNGTVSVFQVSPNKAEDILKVAMQTTPEKDKSVEKDLSVIPPTTLRSKLFGKNLEGDLPIARRKSLQRFLEKRKERLVSTCPYFPTSA
- the LOC106384060 gene encoding protein TIFY 9 isoform X3 — its product is MSKVTTELDFFGLDKNQTNNAPKPKFKKTLDRRRSFREMQGAISKIDPEIIKSLLASGANRSESSTRSLSVPSTPKEDHPQIPSSPVHVPLSRPSMELVSGTVPMTIFYNGTVSVFQVSPNKAEDILKVAMQTTPEKDKSVEKDLSIFPSQGESHYKGFLRSARRD